In Setaria italica strain Yugu1 chromosome I, Setaria_italica_v2.0, whole genome shotgun sequence, the genomic window CTCGAACCCAAACTGGCACGACGATTGGTACTTTGGTAAACTTTAGGGAGAGGGCCAATGCCATGCGTGCTCCACCGGCATAGCGAATGCCAATTTGGTACCTGGAACACAGAACCAACTTGGTCGgtgccttttcttcttcttcttcttcttcttcttcttcaccagcaGCTAATTTAgggatttttttataaaaaaagaaaaagaaaaagggaagtgGGGGAACTTACTGCAGGTCGTTTGCGCGCCTCGAGGTCCGGCGCTCGACGTTCCTGACGGAGAGCGGCTCCTCTCCGAGGTAGAACTGCCTGATCTCGACCCTGTTGACGTAATCGGGCTTCTGGAGGTTGTCGATGACAGGCTGGAGCAGGCCGACGATCCAGTTCTCGATGCCTGTGCGGTAGACCTTCCATAGCTTGCCGAGCACCATGTTGACCCATTCGACGGACTCCTTGCGCTGGAGGTCCTTCTCctcgaggaagaaggagaagctGGAGGTGGGGACCTGGGGCCAGGAGCCGTTGACCTTGAGCTCgcgctcggcgcggcggcgcttgcGCAGCGTCCAGAGCTTGTCGAAGGCGGCgccgacgaagaagaagagggcgaAGAGGCCGATGACGAAGCGGCTGACGGGTGGCGCGGGGAGCGGGTGGATGACGCCGAGCTGGGTGNNNNNNNNNNNNNNNNNNNNNNNNNNNNNNNNNNNNNNNNNNNNNNNNNNNNNNNNNNNNNNNNNNNNNNNNNNNNNNNNNNNNNNNNNNNNNNNNNNNNGGAGCGGGTGAGCATCTGCAGCGCCTCCCGCCGCCAACGATGGCTCCACCTCCCGCTCCTCGACCTCGCCGTCTCCTCGCTCCCCCGCCGCGACCTCCCCTCCCACCTCaagcccctcctcctctccctcatcGACGACCACCTGCTCCCGCCCGCCCCGCGCAGCCTCCCCGTCCTCctcacctccttcctctccttccccgcCGACCACCCGCTCCGCGACCACCTCCTCACCACCGTCGTCTCCGCCTTCgcctccgccctcgccgcgcccgTCTCCAAAGACCACGAGGCCCCGCCCCTCGCCGCTCTCGTCGacgcgctgctcgccgccgccaaccgCCCCAACCACGCGCCcgaccgcgccgcgcgcgccctcgCCTGCGACGCCCTGCGCGCGCTCGACGCCGCGCTCCCGGGGCTCCTCGCCGAAGCCCTCGGCCACCTCtacgcgctcgccgccgcagaGCGCTCCCCGGCCGCGCAGTCATACCTCCTcctgctcgcctccgccgcgcgccacgCCGTACGACTCGGGAGGctggccgccaccacctccatcCTCGCGGTGGCCGGCCCGCCCACCCCCTTCTCCGTGCCCGCCCACCTGCTCTCGCCTCCCGCCACGTCTGTTGCGCCGCCCTCGGAGGTCAACGTCAGGGACATAAGGAAGGTGCTCGCCCTGCTCATGGACCGGCCGCAGGTGCTCACGCCCGCAGCGGCCATGGAGATGACGGCCATCCTCGCGGAGGTCGCGTCCGCTGTGCTCGAGTGGGCGCCAGCGATCGCAGCGCACATCAAGGTGCAGTTTGGGGGAATGGTGCATTCCTCCAACCCCATGCTGCTACACTCGCTGCTCACGCTCTTCGTGCGGTTCCCAGATGCGTTTGGGGCCGAGGATGAGCGCACAATGGCGCGCCGATTAGCTTTGGCTGCTTGTGAGGCGCACCGCCCACTCACAGCACGATTGCTGGCTTTGCATTGGCTACTTGGGTTTACCAGGTTCAGGAATCTAGTGCCTGGGCTTGCCCGATGGTTTTACCCTAACTTATTTGATCCCCTTGCGCTCAAGGCCAAGAAGCTGGATTGTCTAGCTTATGTTGCTGCTGAAGTTGATGGGGAGAAGGTTGCAGGAGGAAGAGCTAGCGAGCAAGCGAACAGGCTCCTTGATGATGGCTTGGTTTGCGTCTCCGCCTTCAGGTGTCTTCCGGCATGGAGTACTGAAACGGGTGTGGCATTCCGAGCGCTGCACAGGGTCTTGGTTATTGCTGCTCCTCACAGCACCGATGACACGTGCTGCTCCGGGGCTGGTGAGCTCCTGAATTCTACTATCTTCCACCATTTACAGGTAGAAATTATCGAGATAGTTAACAATAGGCACTGTCCATCAAATCTGCAAGAACACACAGTTCAATTGTAGTGCAAACCAATTTAACGACGCCTCTTTCTGTGATCACTGTGTATGCAGGCTATCTTGGTTGATATGGCATTGGAGCATCGTGGTTTAGTCCCAGTGATTGCAGAGTTCACCAACCGTCTGCTAGCTTGTAACTCACATCGGTGGGCTGGGGAGTGGTTGCTCCGGACACTTGATGAGCGCCTGCTTCCAAGGCTTGAGCCAGGCTACCAGCTTGCGTCGTACTACCCTCTTTTTGAGAAGATTGCACAGAATGAGACGGTGCCTCAGCTCCGCCTATTAGAATTGCTCACCAAGCAGATGGTTTCTCTCACCAAGAAGCACGGCCCAGACACAGAGCTAAAGTCATGGTCTCAGGGAAGCAAGGTTGTGGGCATTTGCCGTGTCATGCTGAAGCATCATCACAGCTCTCATGTCTTCCTTCCCCTTTCGCATCTTCTTGTGCTCACCATTGAGTCCTTCCCTGATCTTGAGGTTCGGGACCATGCAAGGTAGAGTTTCATGTATCACTTGGTTTGTGTTATGTGTTGCTCGATTGTCTTCTCATCGCTTTTAAAATGATTCATCCAGGATTTGCTTGCGGATGTTATCTTGTGTTCCTGGGAAGAAACTGAGGCATCTCATGGGAGTTGGCGAGCAACCTTCAGGTGTCGCGCCTTCTCATCCGGGTTCCTTATTCGACATCCCATCACCACGTCCTGCTCAGGATCTTAAGAGCATGCCTGATCTGGTGTCATACATTCATCTTGAAAGGATTGTTCCTCTAGTTGTAAAGCAATCGTGGGCCCTCACATTGCCTAATTTCAGTGTCCAGAGCAGACCATCTGGTTACATTCTAAGTATACAGGATGTGAGCTCTACTCCCTCTGAGCAAGAAAAGTCAGCAGGACCGACAATAGAGAGAATTGGCTATACACAAGAAACACTTCGTGTGATGGATTCTAAAGGTGCTGAAACATTGCAAATCCTCAGAAGGTACTTCGCGTGCATTCCTGACTACCTGCACTCATCTGGTCTCAAGATAAGAATACACTGCACATTTAGATTTGAGTCAGAGCCATTTAACCATGCATGGGGATTGGATTCGCCAGTTTCAGGTTCTGACGGGGCTGATGAGTTGCCAGCCCTTTATGCAGTGGCAATTACATTCTCGTCAAGTGCACAGTTCGGAAAAATTCCCTCATGTCACGTACCTTTCATACTAGGGGAACCTCCTGGTTCTGGTATGGACATTGTCCCCGTAGATAATCAGAACAGGGAAGAATCCACTTACTGTGCTTCAGTGGTGATTGAGCTGGAACCTCGAGAGCCTTCACCTGGCCTTATTGATGTTTCAGTTGCAGCAAATACAGAGAACTGTCAAGTCTTATCAGGGTCCCTTAAACCTATTACAGTTGGCATTGAGGACATGTTTATGAAGGCCATTGTACCACCTGATACACCAAAAGAGGGTGTGGCTATGTACTATCAGGATCTGTTTCATGCTTTATGGGAGGCCTGCGATAGTTCTTCTAACACAGGTCGAGAGACTTTCCCTTTGAGTGGAGGGAAGGGATCAGCTGCCATTAACGGGACTCGGTCTGTTAAGCTTATGGAGGTAACTCCGAAGGTTTTGATTGGAGCTGTTGAAAGATACCTGGCTTCCTTTGTTGTCAGTGTTGCTGGAGATTCACTTGTAACCATTCTGAGAGGAAATGGAGTCATTAAGAACGTTTTGTGGGAAGAAAGTGTCTCAGATGCCAGTGTAGGTGCTGATGCATTGGTTCCATATTCACCGGACAGCAATCTCCAGCTTCAGCTTATAGACGACGACGATATTGGGGTTGGTTCTGAGAGGTATGGCCATGAAAGCAAGAGGGATATGGGAGTCATGCGTGTCATGATATTCCTACCACCTAGGTATCACCTCCTCTTCTTGATGGAAGTAGGTTGTGCCTCCACATTGGTCAGGATAAGGACTGATCATTGGCCTTGCCTTGCATATGTGGATGAATACCTGGAAGCGTTGATTTCTTAGAGGACTTCTCTTGCCAACAGTGTTCAGTTTTGTACCTTATGTAACACTAAAGAGTGAACAGTGagattttgtttcttctttaCCATTGAGTTTGGAGCGGCATTCCTTTTTTGTGGATTCTGAGTTGGGAGCTGTAACTTCCGGAAGAGAGAGCAGTTTTGTTTACTGCTATCATCAAGAATACATAATTTATATGCTCAAATTAAGTTCccatttattctttttttttatagctGTACCGATGAGTTGATGTGAAGTTGGGGCTTAATTTGTGTTGCATTTGTAGAATGTACCATCCTATGATAAATTATACATTCTTGCAGAAATTTCTGGGGAAAAAAACTGAGAAAACATTCGGCAGGTACATATATGTGCAAATGTGGGCTTCATTATTGACTCGAAAATGTGCAGAAGAAAGGTACAGCCTGCAGCTCTATTACAAAGATGGTGTTCTCTGGAAACAGCAGCGGCAACATCCAGCCTCCTGGAGTGTCCTTCTTTGTGACCACTGACTCAATTAAGATGCTCCTAGCTTGTGTAGTTAGCTAGGAGGGACTCCATAGCTGCATTCTTGGCTTGCACATCTCTGTACTTGATTCGATAGCCATGTCCTGTGAACAGCTCGATTCCAGGACACAAGTTAACAAATAAAATACAAACAAATAAATAACTAAACAGCATAACATAGATAAAAGTAATATGAAGTAGACATGAGATAGAAATCGAGTTGAATTATGCCAACTTATATTCCATTTCTGATATCTGAGGAGTGCACTGCATACCAGGTAAAATCCACTCGAATTCTACTTCTAATAGCTTCCTGATGCTGTCCAGTTGAAGGGTCACTGCGAGTTTGTTGTACAGCAGACAGACATGATAATCAGAGCTCCAGCCTAATGGTTTAACTCACGAGTTATCATCGGTTACATATGAAGACTAGCGGGAAGGGATCGACGCTTGTACCTGATTGCTTGCTGTACATCCGAAAGAGATTTAGATCATCAGATTCTTCTGACTTTGCAACATGATCTCCAGTGAACAGCACCTTTAGCGGTTTGTAATACAAGCAGACAGAGCCCTGGAAAAATGTTTTGTTTAACAATCAAACTAGATGGAGCCCTGGAAGATGATGAGCAAGGTGCTAAATCTGTGTTGCTAAGAAATCTTTGTTACTAGTCACATCTGGATTCAAGCCCGTTAAGCTGAATTTCTTACTTGGGTATGGCCTGGTGTATGGATAAGTTCGAAATCTGTTCCAATGTTC contains:
- the LOC101776804 gene encoding uncharacterized protein LOC101776804, producing the protein MDRPQVLTPAAAMEMTAILAEVASAVLEWAPAIAAHIKVQFGGMVHSSNPMLLHSLLTLFVRFPDAFGAEDERTMARRLALAACEAHRPLTARLLALHWLLGFTRFRNLVPGLARWFYPNLFDPLALKAKKLDCLAYVAAEVDGEKVAGGRASEQANRLLDDGLVCVSAFRCLPAWSTETGVAFRALHRVLVIAAPHSTDDTCCSGAGELLNSTIFHHLQAILVDMALEHRGLVPVIAEFTNRLLACNSHRWAGEWLLRTLDERLLPRLEPGYQLASYYPLFEKIAQNETVPQLRLLELLTKQMVSLTKKHGPDTELKSWSQGSKVVGICRVMLKHHHSSHVFLPLSHLLVLTIESFPDLEVRDHARICLRMLSCVPGKKLRHLMGVGEQPSGVAPSHPGSLFDIPSPRPAQDLKSMPDLVSYIHLERIVPLVVKQSWALTLPNFSVQSRPSGYILSIQDVSSTPSEQEKSAGPTIERIGYTQETLRVMDSKGAETLQILRRYFACIPDYLHSSGLKIRIHCTFRFESEPFNHAWGLDSPVSGSDGADELPALYAVAITFSSSAQFGKIPSCHVPFILGEPPGSGMDIVPVDNQNREESTYCASVVIELEPREPSPGLIDVSVAANTENCQVLSGSLKPITVGIEDMFMKAIVPPDTPKEGVAMYYQDLFHALWEACDSSSNTGRETFPLSGGKGSAAINGTRSVKLMEVTPKVLIGAVERYLASFVVSVAGDSLVTILRGNGVIKNVLWEESVSDASVGADALVPYSPDSNLQLQLIDDDDIGVGSERYGHESKRDMGVMRVMIFLPPRYHLLFLMEVGCASTLVRIRTDHWPCLAYVDEYLEALIS